The sequence ATTGTTTTATGGTAGATATTGGTAATAGGCTTCGGGAGATCCCAGGTGGCACGGAACACGTCGATTTCACTCGGCGATCACTTCGCCAGCTTCATCGACGCGCAAGTGCAGAGCGGCCGGTACGGCTCGGCTAGCGACGTTGTCCGCGCCGGGCTGCGACTGCTGGAAGAACATGAAGCGAGAGTGAAGGCGTTGCAGGATGCGCTGGTCGCGGGCGAGGCGTCAGGCGAACCTCAGCCCTTCGATAGCGAGGCGTTTCTAGCCCGGATGCGGGCAAAGCATGCGGGGTAGGCTCTACCAGCTCACGCCGCTGGCGGAAGCCGATCTGGAGGAAATCTGGCTCTACACGCTTCGCAACTGGTCAATCGAGCAGGCGGACAGCTACCACCGTGATCTTGTTGCGGCAATCGAGGGGCTTGCGACGGGCCGGAAGCTCGGACGCACGGTAGATGTGCGTCCCGGTTACCTGAAATATGCCGTCGGAGCCCATGTCGTGTATTTCCGGGAGATCGACGCCGGGATCGTCGTGGTTCGGGTTCTGTACGGGCGGATGGATGTGCGGCGGCATTTGTGATCCGCTTTGAGCCAGGCAAACCGGCTATCCACGGCGTCCGTGGATCACTCGGAGCAGTGTCGCATGTCGCGGATCGTGCAGAAGCCGGGCTCGAAAGGCAGCC comes from Inquilinus sp. Marseille-Q2685 and encodes:
- a CDS encoding type II toxin-antitoxin system ParD family antitoxin, yielding MARNTSISLGDHFASFIDAQVQSGRYGSASDVVRAGLRLLEEHEARVKALQDALVAGEASGEPQPFDSEAFLARMRAKHAG
- a CDS encoding type II toxin-antitoxin system RelE/ParE family toxin, coding for MRGRLYQLTPLAEADLEEIWLYTLRNWSIEQADSYHRDLVAAIEGLATGRKLGRTVDVRPGYLKYAVGAHVVYFREIDAGIVVVRVLYGRMDVRRHL